GAATCGTCGGTGGGAGCGGCTGGCAGTTCCGAAGGGCGATCCCAAGGATCGGCCCCACGGCCGTCGCGACGTCGTTCAACGCAATGACGGAGTGTCTCTCGGCCGAAGCGCGAACTCGCTCTACCAGAGCGACAGCCCCCTGCGGCGGAAGCTGTTGGCCTTCGTGATGATGCGGAAGTGCCGGTAGCGAGTCGTCCACCAGTTCGACGCGGCGGCGATCGAGGATTTTCCCATCGGGCCCGACCGTCACGAACACGGCCCAGCCGCCGTGGTCAGATACTCCGATTACGCCGCCGGTTTTCAGTTTGGCCCGTCCACGCCGAATGCGGCGCCGATGTTTAGCCCGTGGGCGTGATAGTTGCGCTCGAACATCCCCGACGGGAAGCTATACTGCGTGCCGCCTCCGTCGCTCGCGCCGAGAAGCAACGTGCCGTCGGGGCTGAGCGCAATGCCGAGCAATCCGGACGTCTGGATTTGAAGACCAGTTGGCTGACCTGATTCGGTAAACTCCTCGACGCCGCTACCTTGACCGGCAACGAGCAGATCGCCGTTGCTTTCAGCAACGATCCCCGCAGGATTTCCGGGATAATAGATCGGCAACTGAGCTGCTCCGCTTTGTTGGCCCCCAAAAAACTCAATGACTGTCCCTGTTGTCCCCAACACCGCGGTCGCAAAGACGTTTCCGTTAAGGGAGCAGGTAAGGAAGAAAAACTCCGCGCCATCATAGGTGAGCGTTTCGGCCGGCTTACGGCTGCGCTGAGGGTAGACCGTAACGTTTCCGCCGCCGCCACTTCCGTTTAGAATATTCGCAACGTAGACATTGCCGTTAGGACACACGGCGACATCCTCGGGTTGATTGTTTCCGTCGTGCAAAGTCCTGAACGGCGAATCGGATCCGGTTTTGAACTCAAGAACGTCATTCGACCCGCGATTCGCGACATAGAGCGTGCCGTGCGCGTCGGCGAAGAGCCCTTGCGGATAGTTCACGTCGTCGGTGATCGCGGCAATGCGTCTGCCGTTTAAACGGAACACGCTAATGCGGTTGGCGTTCTCTTCGGACAGGTAGGCGAGCAGCCGGCTCGAGTGCATCTGGAGCTGCTGTGCGGGCAACGGCGGGGTGACGACCGATTGGATCGGCGGTGCTTGGCTTGCGCCGCAGGCGGACAGTGATAGGATCAGCGCACAAAAGCAGAGGCCGACGCAGGTGCCGTTGTAGCTCGGTTTCATCGTCAATGACCTTTCTGAAGAACCCGTGCTCGGTTGACATTAGCGGTTGGCGGCCGATTTCATCTCAGTAGGAACCCGAGCCGACTCAAACCGAATATTGTAAGGACGGGTCGCCTTTTTTCGGGGAAGCAATATGAGCATTTCGTCTTCGCGTCGTTATACGCCGGGTATTTTCGCGGCTGCCGTGCTGCTTGCGAGTTGTTCGGCTGGATCGCAGGCGCCGTTGCCCTACATGCAAAGCAGCACGGCATTGCGAGCATTGGCAAGTACCGGCGCCGGCAAGATCACGCATGTCGTTTACATCGTTCAAGAGAACCGCAGCTTCGATAATCTGTTCCAGGGTTATCCCGGCGCAAACACCGTCGCTGAAGGCAAGAACTCGAAGGGGCAGACAATCAAACTCCAGCCGTCAAGGCTTGGCGCTTTTTACGACATCGATCACTCGGCGCAAGCGATGTTCGAGGCATGTAACGGTACGGGCAAGCTGCCCGGAACCGACTGCCGGATGAACGGGTTCGATCTCGAGTGGGCGGACGGCGGCCCAAAGAACCCGCAATACGTTTACGTGCCGCACGGGCAATCGCGGCCGTATTTTGACATGGCGCACGAAGGCGTCTTGGCCGACAACATGTTCCAATCGCAGCTCGACGAAAGTTTCGTGGCGCATCAGTATATTATCGCCGCGCAGGCGGCCTGGAGCGTGGATTTGCCCGCCGGCCCCTGGGCCTGCGGCGGTGGACGATTCGATACCGAAACGACGATTACCGAAGAGCGAACGATCGCAAAGAAATCGATTCATCCGTGTTACGATTATCAAACGCTCGGCGACGAGCTCGACAAAGCCGGGCTTTCGTGGCGTTTTTACGCCGCGGAGTACGGCAGCGCATCGAGCGACGACGGAGCCGACTGGTCGGGCTATCAAGCGGTGAGGCACATCCGGTACGGACCCGATTGGAAAAAAGACGTAATTTCCCCAAACTGGAAGTTCATCACCGACGTGCGTGGAGGGAAGCTGTCAAACTTCACCTGGATTACGCCGGTGTGCGACGATTCCGATCATACGAACTGCCCGGGCGACTACGGGCCGTCGTGGGTGTCGGCGCTGGTCAACGCCGTCGGAAAGAGCAAGTTCTGGAGTTCGACCGCGATCTTCATTCAGTGGGACGACTGGGGCGGTCTTTACGACCACGTTCCACCGCCCTATAAGGATCGAGATAGTTTAGGCTTTCGCGTTCCTCTGATCATGTTGTCGCCCTACGCCAGGCGCGGCCATATCTCAAAGGTGCAGTACGAAACGGCCAGCGTGCTGCGCTTCGCCGAGGATTTATACGGCCTCGGGCAGCTCGCGCCGGCGGACACACGCGCGACGTCGCCGGCCAACGATTGTTTTGATTTTTCGCAGAGCCCGTTGCCTTTCGTAAAGATCAACGCGCGGTATCCGCCAAGCTTCTTCATGCACAACCACGGCAGCGGTAACTACTTTGCACCGGATTACGAGTAAGTCGGCCGCGATCGCTCGAGCAGCAAGGTAGGCTCGCCTTTGACGATCGCCCGGTCAAAAACGCGGTAACCTATTTTTGCGGCGACCCGCACCGACGCCGAATTCCGCTCGTTGATCAGGCAGACCGTGCGATCGGCGTCGAGATTGGTGTCGGCCCAATTGAGAACGGCCCTCGCCCCTTCGGTGGCGTAGCCGTGACCGTGAAACTCGGGCGTGAGCGCGAAGCCAAGTTCGGGAACGCCTCTCATCGAATCGGCGATGTCCCGGTGAAAATCCGCGAATCCAACCTCACCGACGAATCTGTTTGAGCTCGGAAGCTCCATGACCCAATAACCAAAACCCATGAGCGCCCAATGCCCGACGTTGGTTAGAAGCCTGGCCCAGGTCTGTTGCTCGCTCGACACCTGACCGATAAACCTCGTTACTTCGGGATCCGACCACAAGGCGAGACAGGGTGCAAGATCGTCGCGGCGGTGAGCACGTAGGCGCAAGCGCGGCGTTTCGATCGTCGGTGCATAGGACGGCATTGAGAGGCTCATACTCGTCCGTTTACTAAGGTCTGGGACGAGCCCGCCGAAGCGGGCTCGTCGCGACAAAGATCCCGAGACTTAGGGCTTCGTTATGAGAAGGCCCGTAGGCAGTTCAATTCCGTTCGAGAGTGTAGCGTACGGCGTATACGAATTTGGTTTGTACGCGTACACGTCGTGTGTGTCGATATCCGATTCGACAACCTCGCCTTTGGGCTTGCCGACATTCTGCAAGCTAATGGCGTATGGGTAGTCATTACCGGGTATCGTCTTGATCGGGCTCGTCGATCCGCCAAGTTGGTAGATGTTGATGATATTTCCCGAGCCGCCGGTCTCCCAAAGTTCACCGGTTTTCTGGTTGATTGCCAGGCCGAGCGGTTCCCCGAGGCCTTGCAAATTTAAGTTCTTGATGTTCGAACTTCCCACCGGGAGTTCGAATACTGCGCTGGCACCGAAATCCGCAATATAGAGATTTCCGGCGCTGTCCAAGGCGAGGCCAAACGGATCCGTGAGCCCGCCTCCGGTGATCACGTCGGATGGTGACGAAGCACCCGCGGGATATATGCTGATCGACGCCGGGTTATACCCGGTCACATAGAGCGTTCCGCTCCTGTTGATCGCAATGCCGAGCGGGTCGCTGATGCCGTCGGTGATCGTGGTCTTCAGTGTCGTCGACCCTTTTGAATACTCCTCGATGTCGCCCGTGAAGGATCCTGACGGGCAGTTATCGGCCACGAAGATATTGCCATGGCTGTCCGCGGCCAGGCCGTATGGGCAACCTTTGGCAACGTGGATGGATGCGATCGGTGGGGGGTTCGTGGCCAGCTTTGCGGTTTGATAAATATTGACCGCCGCTTCTTCTTGATCGCCTTCAAAGACAAGCGATTTTTTGGTCGGATATGTTCCTGCAGCGTTTTCGCGGAGAATCGGGCTGTGCCCAATCGCCAAAGCGATCGGTACGCCGGAATGCACAAACGCCGTTGCCGACTGCGACGGGAGGGACGACGATTGCGAGCCGATGCCCCCGCTGCAACCTGCAATTGCAAAAAGCGCCGACGCTACGAGTGCACGGCGCGGTGATACGTCCATGAAACCTCCAAATGGATTGGTCTGAGAAGGAAGGGGTGGTTTGGGGGCACGCACCGCTTCTCCTCGCCCGCGCGAGGCCACATAGCAATAAGTAGGGGTCGGGGCCTATCGGCCGTCGTTAGTTGTTGCCGCCAGGAAAGGCGTAGACGTCGTCGGCTGTATCCAAGGTTCCCTGCCCAATGGTGTAAAGCTGCTTGCCGCTGATATCACATTTTTCTATCGACGAACTCGAGTCAACTTCATATATTTGCTTGTCCGATCGATCGAAGGAGAACGTTATAGCCGAGCCCACGCGACAGCCGAGCGGCCGCGTAGGGTCGTTCTTTCGCGGCGAGTCGTGATAGAGGTTAAGGCCGACATAAGTATTCCCCATCGCAAGCTTGCCGGTCTTCAAGGCTCGGATGCCTGAAGCGCTATTTGCCGTACCGAGATGCAAGTTTCCGTATTCGGTCACCGTGACGCCGTTGTACGATGCAACCTGCATCTCGTTGGCGAAATTGGAATACGTGAACCAGAGAACGTTGTTTGCATCACAGGTCGCGAACGCGGCGCTGTAGATGTTTGCGTCGGGTACGGTACCGGTTGGGGACTTGGCACCCGGCGCAAAGATGGCGACATCACCGGGTTTTTGGCTGAAACCGAATTCGTTCGCCGCGTACACCGTTCCGTTCGGACAGACGGCCACCGAACTAATAAATTCTCCGGGGTCGCTCAGCGTGGACGTCGCCGAGTAGCTGCCTGGCGCGTAGACTTTTATTGCGTAGTCGCCTTCGGCCGCAACGTACAGGTTGCCACTTGAGTCCATATCGAGACCCAGTGGGCCTTTCGAATCGGTAATTGTTCCCAAGACGGGTCCGTTCCGGCGGTCGGCAAATTGGTAAACTTTGCCTACGAAGTGGTCGGAGACAAAGACAGATTTCGCCCATGTGGTGCGTCGCGTTCCAGGCCCAAGAGTCCGACCATGGGTGGTCAACGATTGCGGGCCCATTGGCGAAAGGTTTTCATTGCCGGCATTACAGCCGCTCGCAACGATGATGAGCGCCGCCGCCGCGACTACGCAGGTCGTTCTTACATTGCACATTCTGGCAACACAATGGGCCCGAAGTATGAAGAAAGCCTGAAATGCGATCCCGTCGACCCGACCGAACGAGCTAACGGGCAGGGAAACGCTCCGGCGAGGGAGAGTTTGGGTATGGTGGTCGTCGATCAGGTACCCGATGCCTACGACATTTTCGCGCGCACGCGCATGGCGATTACGGCCGCGCAGTATCCCGACTCGATAGATTATACGATTTCCATCGCCGGCTCGGATGGCGAAGCGCCCCGGACAAACCATTACCGCGCCAACAGCCGCCCCGCAAACGGCGTTATACACGTCGCGTCGATCAGTGAAGAAGAGGAGGCGAAGCCGCCTACGGTGCCTCACGGAGTTAATTTTGCGCTGACGGCCGCCATTTGCGGAGGTCGCTGCGATACGGGAAGTGCGCACCTCGAACTTCCTGTCGGGCCGCCACCGAGCTCGCAAGATCTCATCGGCGTTCCGATT
This Candidatus Eremiobacterota bacterium DNA region includes the following protein-coding sequences:
- a CDS encoding GNAT family N-acetyltransferase; this encodes MPSYAPTIETPRLRLRAHRRDDLAPCLALWSDPEVTRFIGQVSSEQQTWARLLTNVGHWALMGFGYWVMELPSSNRFVGEVGFADFHRDIADSMRGVPELGFALTPEFHGHGYATEGARAVLNWADTNLDADRTVCLINERNSASVRVAAKIGYRVFDRAIVKGEPTLLLERSRPTYS